The genomic segment GATCGGAGCTGTTCCATCAGATGGACCACCCGCCGAACCGGAGCCACCACCGTCTGAATCCCATGGATGCTCACCCGTGAAGGCTGTAGCGGAGATAAAGCAGGCGATAGCTAAAGCCAACAGCATTACCAAAGCCGTTATCTTTTTGCTTTTCATACGCGTTACCTCCTAAAGACCCTCTTGACTTTGGCCGCCGAGCCCGGCGGCTCTATTTGAAATGCGAATTGACAATCTGCGCTTGAGGCGCATATCCTGCTGTTCAAAAAGTAAACATTCCGTATTGGTTTGTCAAGCAATATCTTATCTGTCGCACAATCTGCGTCTAACCCCCTGCCGAGCGGTCTCCTGATACCCCCACGGGTGCCGACTTACTAAGGTCTCTCGGGAAAGTCCTCGGCGCGATCTACGGCGCGCTGGGAAGCCTGCGGGCCACCCGCACGCGCTTGATGCGCTGGCCTTCGATCGCCTCAACTGTGAATTCCAGGTCGTGCCAGGAGATTGCAGCTCCTTCTCTTGGTACCGAGCCGACAAGGTCATAAATCAGTCCGCCGACCGTGTCGTAGACTCCCTGCTCGTAATCCGTGCCAAGATGATCCTGTAGGTCCTCCATGAGAAGTCCGGCATCAACCAGGTATTGCCCATTGCCGACGGCCTGAAAGTCCGCCTCCTCCAGATCATGTTCATCCTGTATCTCCCCCACGATCTCTTCGAGTACGTCTTCGAGTGTCACCAGGCCGGAAACGCCTCCGTATTCATCAACCACAATAGCAATGTGCAGCTTTTTCATTTTGAATTCGCGAAGCAGTTCACCGATAACCTTGGATTCCGGCACGAAAAACGGCTTGCGCATATAGGCACTCATCACGAATTCCTCACCCGGCGCCGGAAGGTTCGTGAACAGGTCCTTGACATACAGGATGCCGGTAATATGGTCGATAGTCCCCTCGTAGACGGGGAACCGGGAATGGCCGTCGGCACGGATCAACTCCCTGATTTCGCGGAAGCTCATCGATCGTTCTATACCGGTGATGTCTATCCGCGGCACCATGATCTCCCGGACAACCGTCTGGTCCAGCAGGAAGATGCCGCCGATCATCTTTTTTTCGTCCTCTTCGACCAGCGTTTCGCCAATGCCGGCGTCATCGGCGAGTGTTTCGATAGCTCGCTCGACTATCTCTTCCTTCTCATCCTCAGTCGGCTGGTCTTCCGCCTTCACGCGAGCCATTGCATATCGATACACGACCAGCACCGGCAGAAAGACCACGTACACGGTAGTCACCAGCCAGAAGTAGCGAGGAAACAGTCTGTTCATGGCCCGCCGAGAGGAACGCCGCGGCAGATACTCAAAGAAGAACAGGTGAATGAGCCATACAATGACAAGCCCAACCGGTATCGGGTAGTACGGACTGATATCGACCCGCTGCGAAAGGGACCGCACGAAGAAGATGGTCATGGCAGAGTTCAGGATCAAAACGAACGACTTGAAGACCGTCGCGATCTGCGTGAGCGCGCGCGGATCGCCGGCCAGACGCATGACGTACTCGCGGCGTCGGCCGCTCATCCTGGGAATCATTGAGATAATCTCTTCCGGATCAAGGTACACGGCCAGCGAGTACAAAGAGACGACGTATCCCGTAATCAACGCGCCGGTGGCAATGAGGAAATACAAGAGCGCGTCCATAGCCGGCTACCTCCCGCAAACCTCGGCCAGATATAGCGCTTCGCGTGCTTTCATGCGGGCAGCTTCGGACGGCTTCTTGTGGTTGTAGCCGAACAGATGGAGCAGGCCGTGGCAGACGAGCCACAGGAACTCATCGACCAGCGGCCGCGCGGCTGACTCAGCCTGGCGACGAGCGGTCGGGACGGAGATATATATCTCGCCAAACACCGCACTCTCGCGCGTTGGCTGGTCGAGATTGAACGACAACACGTCGGTCGGCTTATCCATCCGGCGGTAGGTGCGGTTCAATGCGCGGATCTTCTGGTCAGTCGTGAACACCAGGTTGATATCGGCTCGCCAGTCATGGGCTGCCTCGCCGGCCACGACCAGTTCAAACAGCTCGCGTATCTTCTTCCCCGGCAGCCGGGTCCTGGCCTCACGGTACATCCTCAATTGCATGTCACACCCTCCCCTTCTCCTTCTGTGGATAGGCCACGCGCTGGTGGAAGGCGCCGATCAGCATCTGCGCGAACGCTTCGCGAATTCGCGCCAGATCACGTAACGTCAGCGGGCACTCGTCGAGTTCTCCCGACTGGAAGCGGTCGTTGATGATCCGCTGGATCAGACTTTGAATCCGGGCCGGCTTGGGATCATCGAGCGTCCGACTGGCCGCTTCAACGGCATCGGCGAGCATGGCAATCCCGGTCTCTCGCGTCTGCGGCCTTGGACCGGGGTAGCGGAACTTGTCCATGGAGGCCGGGTCCGTTCCCTGCTCCAGAGCCTTGTTGTAAAAATAGGTCATCACCATCGTACCGTGATGCTCTTCGATGAAGTTGAGCACGTCGTCAGGAATATCCGCTTCTTCGCCGAGTAGTCTTCCCCGTTTCACGTGAGCCGACAGGATCAACGATGACATCGAAGGAGAAAGCGCTTCGTGGCGTGACTTGACACTGAGTTGGTTTTCTACGAAGTACTCGGGAATCTCGATCTTGCCGATGTCATGATAATAGCACCCAACGCGTGCCAGGAGGGCGTTGGCGCCGATTGCCTTGGCGGCGGCCTCGCTCAGATTCCCCACACTTATGGAGTGATGATACGTGCCCGGTGCCTCCAGCGCGAGCCGCTTGAGCAACGGGTGATTGAGGTCCGAAAGCTCCAACAGCGTAATATCGGTCGTGATGCCGAACATCGATTCGAACACCGGCAGGATGCCGATCGTCAGGATCGATGAGAAGAACGCCGCTGCCGCACCAAAGCCGATCTGCACGGCCAGCTCGTGTCGCGGGCTCAATTTCAATGTTTCCACCACGTATATGAGCGCGACATACGCCAGCATGACCGAAAACATGATGCGGTAGAAATGCGACCGTTTGCGCACCTCACGAGAGGTGAAGCAGGCAACCGTGCCAATCACAATCGTCATAAGACTGAGCGTGAAGTCGAATCGATGTAGAACACCGAGCAGCAGTGCCAGAATGATCGTCGATAGCATACCGATCTCGGCGTCATACAGGACCGTTACCATGATGGGGAGAACAGCTATCGGATACAGGTAGGCGCCATGTTCGATACCGAGACGCTTGACGATGTACACCAACAGGAGCTGGAGGACGAATACGAGAAAGAGCGCCAACAGCCGGGGATTGGATCGAAAGGTGTCCGGACGGAAGTAAAACAAGAACAGATATTGAATGCCGAACGCAGCCAGCACGAGCAAAATGCGCGCGATGACCGGCCAGAGAGCGACCGGCCACCCCTCGGAAAGCGCCTTCGAATGGCGGATTCGGGCGAGCTCGTTGAGCACCGCCTCTTGTCTGTCTCCCACGCGCATGCCGGCTCGCACGATGATGTCACCGGTGTTGAGCGTCTCCTTCACAGGCGATATCTGCGCCATACTTTCATTCACTCGGCGATTGTATTCCGCCATATCGACCCAGAGATTCGGCTGCAGGAATCCCCGGCCGATCAGGTAATAGAATTCGACGTCGATCGAATCCGTGGCCCCCAGACGATTCAGCGCGGTGAGGAGCCGCCCGTTAGCCAGCGCCAGGTCAAGCAGGCGGTCCCGAGGGTAAACGCTCTCGCGTTCTCCCTGTCGCACCGTGACCGTCACCTGTCGAGAAACCGGCAACGCGTTGAGGTCCTGCATCACCCCGATGTTGTAGATCTCCTCGGCGTAGATACGTTCCAGACGGAGTCGGAGAAGTTCGATGCTCTCTGGCGATGAAAGCGCCTTCGTTATAGCTGTCTGGCTGATGAACGGAAACCGGGCTGCGACCGCTTCGTCGCGATCCGCCTGGGCTTCCGGTCCCGGACCAATCGGGACAACACGCAGAGAATCGATCAGATTGACAAAAACATTAAGCGAGGTATAGACATTTTGCGAGGTAGCCGTATC from the Candidatus Zixiibacteriota bacterium genome contains:
- a CDS encoding HDIG domain-containing metalloprotein; this translates as MYSLLLKLKRSIKRLLKVQSDTRVKYVPSARSRTIKILLLVATSILIGLAYPGEDLFNPLDMPHRGDISAADVLAPFQIVVYKSQRELDEEHEMVKNSIPYVINKDTATSQNVYTSLNVFVNLIDSLRVVPIGPGPEAQADRDEAVAARFPFISQTAITKALSSPESIELLRLRLERIYAEEIYNIGVMQDLNALPVSRQVTVTVRQGERESVYPRDRLLDLALANGRLLTALNRLGATDSIDVEFYYLIGRGFLQPNLWVDMAEYNRRVNESMAQISPVKETLNTGDIIVRAGMRVGDRQEAVLNELARIRHSKALSEGWPVALWPVIARILLVLAAFGIQYLFLFYFRPDTFRSNPRLLALFLVFVLQLLLVYIVKRLGIEHGAYLYPIAVLPIMVTVLYDAEIGMLSTIILALLLGVLHRFDFTLSLMTIVIGTVACFTSREVRKRSHFYRIMFSVMLAYVALIYVVETLKLSPRHELAVQIGFGAAAAFFSSILTIGILPVFESMFGITTDITLLELSDLNHPLLKRLALEAPGTYHHSISVGNLSEAAAKAIGANALLARVGCYYHDIGKIEIPEYFVENQLSVKSRHEALSPSMSSLILSAHVKRGRLLGEEADIPDDVLNFIEEHHGTMVMTYFYNKALEQGTDPASMDKFRYPGPRPQTRETGIAMLADAVEAASRTLDDPKPARIQSLIQRIINDRFQSGELDECPLTLRDLARIREAFAQMLIGAFHQRVAYPQKEKGRV
- the ybeY gene encoding rRNA maturation RNase YbeY, which produces MQLRMYREARTRLPGKKIRELFELVVAGEAAHDWRADINLVFTTDQKIRALNRTYRRMDKPTDVLSFNLDQPTRESAVFGEIYISVPTARRQAESAARPLVDEFLWLVCHGLLHLFGYNHKKPSEAARMKAREALYLAEVCGR
- a CDS encoding hemolysin family protein encodes the protein MDALLYFLIATGALITGYVVSLYSLAVYLDPEEIISMIPRMSGRRREYVMRLAGDPRALTQIATVFKSFVLILNSAMTIFFVRSLSQRVDISPYYPIPVGLVIVWLIHLFFFEYLPRRSSRRAMNRLFPRYFWLVTTVYVVFLPVLVVYRYAMARVKAEDQPTEDEKEEIVERAIETLADDAGIGETLVEEDEKKMIGGIFLLDQTVVREIMVPRIDITGIERSMSFREIRELIRADGHSRFPVYEGTIDHITGILYVKDLFTNLPAPGEEFVMSAYMRKPFFVPESKVIGELLREFKMKKLHIAIVVDEYGGVSGLVTLEDVLEEIVGEIQDEHDLEEADFQAVGNGQYLVDAGLLMEDLQDHLGTDYEQGVYDTVGGLIYDLVGSVPREGAAISWHDLEFTVEAIEGQRIKRVRVARRLPSAP